Genomic DNA from Panulirus ornatus isolate Po-2019 chromosome 9, ASM3632096v1, whole genome shotgun sequence:
ccataTCTATATCCATTTCCATTCCCGTTGATACCATTACCATTTCCATTGCCATTAATACCATTACCATTGCCATTGCCGTTCCTCCCACCATATCCATTACTGTTGCCATTCTTGTAGCCGTTTCCATTTCCATTTGAATATCCATTGCCGTTTGTACCTCCATTGCCATTGACCGCACCGTTTCCGTTTACTCTGCCATTATAGTATCCATTGCCATTTCTCCTTCCATTAGAATaaccattaccattaccattaacGACGCCATTCCCATTAACTGCACCATTCACTCGACCATTGGTATAGCCATTGCCGTTTGAGTAACCATTTCCATTTCTTCCGCCATTCCCATTTCCGTTACTGACACCATTTCCGTTCCGGTAACCACCATTCCTATACCCATTACCATTTCCATTACCGTAGCGACGATATCCATTCCCATTACTAGATCCGCCATTACCGTTTCTGTATAAACCGTTACCATTCCCAAAACCATTGACCACTCCACCATTCCCATTCAAACCGTTGCCATTGCCATTTCCATTAATTCTGTAGGAATAGCGTCCATTTCCATTCCCATTCCCGTTACCGTAACGACCAAATCCATTCCCATTGAGGCCGTTGCCGTTGCCATTTCCGTAAACTCCATATGAAGAGCCTCCATTTCCGTTACCATTTCCGCCATTTCCATTTCCGTGAACACCATTGCCATTTCCGTTGCCATATTTGTATACACCATTGCCATTCCCGTTGACAGTCTTGCCGTAAGGGCCATTGCCATTTCCGTTGCTGTGACCACCGTTACCGTTGGCTCCGTTACCGTTGAAACCGTTGACTGGAGGCGAGTAACTCAACCGTTTCGCTAGGGATACCCCTAGCAGACCTGTTGAAAAAAGGAGGGAGAAAATTATCTCTTGGGATTCAAGCTACCAGCGAGCCCACACCGCACCATCGCTGTCCCTCACGTCTCTTATACATGAATGACGAAGAATGTTcatgacgatgagagagagagagagagagagagagagagagagagagagagagagagagagagagagagagagagagagagagagaggaagaaatgcATGACGACACTTGGCATCAAAGATGTGTGTAGACCATATAAGCTTAGCTCCGGCTATGTAACATAAAGCTTAGCTTCGGATATCTAACTAGAGCCAAGCTTGAGTGGAAGTCATGAGTGAGGTGGCTGGTCATCGATTATGTGGTAACTTTAATCTCTCCTCAACCTCACTACACTGCTCCAATGTCGAGGAAAGTAAGTGTGACAACCAATCAGGAAAACACACGTATCCTCCACCAAAACATCCAGTGTTTATATCTTGGTCAAACTAACGTTCTGGAATTTCGtgatagtgggtggtggaggaggaggaggaggaggaggaggaggaggaggaggaggaggaggaggaggaggctctctctctctctctctctctctctctctctctctctctctctctctctctctctctctctctcagtgaagaCCCGGTTGTGCTGCAACAACCGGGTCTTCAGCGTCCGTCTGGTGTTTCCGTGGACCGTAAaacgctgagggaggaggaggaggaggaggaggaggagaaggaggaggaggaggaggaggaagaggatgagaaggaggaggtacaAAGACATATCATCTTGGAACATGATGTTACGatggataaacaaaaaaaaactgtgaatCGTGCGCTCGAGAGCGTGAGACCAAACTGACAAAATAAacacgaggaggagaaggaggaagaagctgctcctcctcagcTGACGTGCAGACAGAGCGAGGAGGTCTATATCTCGCAGCCATGTAGCaaacctgcataccacatcgctggTGCTGCTGCTCGAGGGTCACTCATACGTTGATGTAATTCATGGAAACTGTTTTCAAGAATGAAAGAACCTTCGTTAAAAAAGAAATTCTTGCTTTCGTAGAATGAGTAAGGTGAGTTGATAAACGGGTGAGTATCTGTTAAtaacaggtgatggtggtgggtaccTGCGATAGGGTGAGTTAACAGACAATTGGGTACCTGAACTAGAGTAAGTTAACAGACGGATGGGTACCTGATCTAGCGCCTGATGCATGAGTAACAAATTGAAAATCACATCTGTTCTCAGATATACATTGGGCAATATAGTAATTAACTTCCAGACCCGGCCGTCAAGCAATCAACAATGACGACATTCATGTCCAAATTAGACTTGATCTGTGATTCAAATTTTTTCAGCCTCATAATTCACCTTTGTAATTTGATAATGTAAGTTTTCTTTTAACTATGATCACCCAATGATCATTTACTTTACTTGCATCCGTGACGCAACACTATATTGGCTCGTGTAAGTCATCTCGCCTTACCTTTGACATGCTATAGCAAACTATATCCAGATTTACATATCTAACATTACAGTTGCAGATCTAAACACACATTTTGAGGAGTTTGACCAAATTCGGCTGTTTCCTCCCTGGCAATGATGAAGTCTTTTGTGCATTTCTTGGCCAGATTGGTCGCATTCAGTTTAATCACTACGTCCACTTGATTATAATTGTACATTTCCAGAATTCCCTTTTATGTGTCTCCTGGAAACTGCATATGGTTGCTCTCCACGCTGGAGGTGGGTAATGCAAGGCCCGCGAACGAACTGTACTGTTACCCGTCCATagccttctcatatatatatatatatatatatatatatatatatatatatatatatatatatatatgagaaggctACCTAGATCAACAGATTATTACTTACTGGTCAGTAATATATACGTAGCAATCTTCATGTCTGAAGATAAGTATAGACACAGTTGGAAAGATCAGTCAAGGCTGGACGTCGATTCTTGTGTGTCTCGAACCGGAGGTAGACTCGAGGACAACTGCCCACGaggagaagacgaggaggagcagAGAGCGGGAGTTGTGCTGCTGTCTCCACCAGACGCACCTTTATATACGTGATCGTCAACAGGAACAGTAAGGAGTTCAGGGTCGGACGGCGGCAAGAGAAACTGCATAGGTCATCTGTTATTAGGCAAACGCAGAGCGTCAGGTCAAAGTCATGGGGAGGAATACTACCACTCAACCGATCTCTACTGAACTAGGAAGTTGGAATCAGTCGCTGAACACGTTTTGCCTCCATAGCTCACCCTAATGACAAGCGGCGAGGGTTGGAAGCATCGCTAAGGCGTCGTATGAAAATGATAAGAAACATCAGTAAAAGAGCGTACGCATTTTTTCCGCAAAGATTATCGCTCCTCTTTGAaaatctctttctctcattctcctGTTACATCATTAATCACCTTCCATCATATCATAAAGCTTACATTCTACGTTTCATTGTCATGTTACATCATTAATCACCTTCCATCATATCATAAAGCTTACGTTCTACGGTTCATTGAGGGTTTTCTAAGAACCACAGAAGCTCCCCTGGTTCTCCAGATTATGACCCTGAAGGCTTACCTTAATTCAGTGTCATAATATGATGATTCAAGTCATGAAATACATAAGTTTAAGAACGTCTTCGATAAGGGGATGATCTACCTGATGACACATTGTAGAAAATGTCACTTCAGTGAACGAGAAGTGTTGACAATACTACCTCTTGTTTCTGTGGATATCATCAAAAGCAAGACGGTGTCTGGTTAGTACTCGAGGAAGGTGAATCATTACAGTCTTTTCCTTGTAATAGTTAACCTCTGTGGAGGTcgcatatatatatcatgagtgaTACTTCAAACAGCAAAAGGttgaagttgaaagtaaatgtccCTCGTGCGTTAGTAGGCGATTTCAAAGCCCCCATTTATAATACAATACGAGTTCGTAAGATGTTCATTGCAAGAACTATAAGTAACTGTCAGACCACAATAAAGATccttgaaaaataaagaaatatactcTACATTTAAGAGAGAATGTACAGCGTACGAGGCTGGACTGGGCAACGTAGCTGAATCACTCTACTTGATGTCATCTGTACATAGAATGCAGACGTGGTCAAATAAGCTCATCCACACTCGACTTTACCTTGCGAATAACCTTCTCTAAGTGACTGTAATCAGTTAACCAGGTCAGAGATCCGGGCTAATGCATTAatcactctatttcttttttctatcattcaCCTGAAGAAACCATTGATTCAGAACTACAGATAAAGGGAGTTTCATGAAGAACGAGTTGTGTTGCTTTTTAAGAGTTGCCCCTTCACAGAAAACGGAATCAGGTCTGCCTGGTTGTCTGGCTGAACCATCGCCTGCAGTAGTTATCACATCAAGAAGCAGATGATTATGAGAATAAGGTGGGGTGATGAAGGCCATGATAATGCCTCGCGAGATTTCACCACTCACACATCTACCTGGAGAAGTCATACCGGCGGAGGTCTCCTCATCATCGCTCATACACCGGTAGCAGGACTCGAATGTGTCCACAGATTCTCGACTgaaactccaaaaaaaaaaaaaaaaaaaaaaaaccatgatggGAGAAATCTGAGACGAGGCCATGATGCTAAAGAGGAGACGAGACGAGACTGCGTCTCTAACTACTGAATCTTTGAGAACTGAATCTCTAAGTGAAAAATCTCTAAGTGCTGAGCATTTTGTCTGAGCATTTTGTCAATCGCTGACAAACTAAATAACCCAATGAcacaatatatatgtgaatatatatttctatacctgggaacaggggagaaagaatactgcccacgtattcccagcgcgtcgtagaagacgactaagagGAGTGGGAGcgaatggctggaaatcctcttttcctgcattactctccaaaagaaggaacagagtaagaacccaagtgaggaattttccctctaagcctctgtcatctgtttttgacgctacctcactcacgcgagaaatggcgagcatgtacaAAAATGTATACAACCTCATACGTCACAATACTTAATAGCCACATCTCTCAGGCAGACCTGTATAACACATCTACAGTACATAAATAAAATACCGTCACAACAAATCATTACTTTCATCCATTCGTCCTTGTCAAGATCCATATATGCTGTGAGAGTGAGCACAGTGCTCGTGTCATCATTCCGTACCTGAAGATTCTGAGGAGCGAAATACACggttggttataacttgacgctgaTGGCCTTCATTGTCCCTAGCAGTCGGGGGCCTAAGGAATAAGCAACCAGTCGGCCTTATGCCCTGCTAGCCTTCGAGGGTGGGAGTAGGAGCCAACCCCCCAAAAAGGTAACTATTTATATGCATTTGAGCCTCTGTAGGGCATTGGCAAAGGAGTCGGTGATAACTTGATTGATGAATATGCAATCTAAGCAAGGAGTAGGAAGTGGGGAGCATCAGATATACTTTGCTTGTGATATCTATTGTCTTAAAACACGAAACACGATATGGTTTACTTAatcctgtgtatatgtgtacctcCAGTACATATGAATCCGCCTCTGGATCAAGCAGACCATTTTCTTGGCGACTGCGTGAAGTATAGAGGTTTCAAATAGCCTTTTTCATGACACAAAGTACTtcccaattttgaaaaaaaagtaatgcCATCAAAGCTGGAAGACACCTAAGTTTTGTAAGATTTCGTTTAAGGTGAAATATTTGTATCATGAAAAATAAAGACCTGGGTTTATGAACTTATAGCTAACTAGCGGAGCTAAAGATTCTGGATGAACGAAGACTATTGATCCCATGTTGAATGATTGAATAGTGACCTGTCGATCCTCAGTGTACATTAGGTAAGCAAGAAAAATGGTCAAAGAATAATACTAAACATACCTACAGCTAGATTCCTTTACAAAAAAATATTGGACCAAGAAAATCTTATGTTTTCTTGTAGAGGATCGACAGGTCACTATTTAATCATTCAACATGGGATCAAATAGTCAACATGCCTCCAGGGTTCTTAGCTCTACTCGTCATCTATAATATAAGTTCTAATACCCAGGTCTTTAGTTTTCATAATACAAATATTTCATCTTAAAAGAATTTCTAAAAACTTAGGCGTTTGCCAGCtttgatatcattatttttttttccaaactgggAGGTACTTGTGTCATGAAACAGGCTTTTTAAAACCTCTATACTTCAAGCAGTCGCCAaaaattaaatgattttttttttgtttttaacatATCGGTTTCTTGATCTATGTCaccttgtta
This window encodes:
- the LOC139750265 gene encoding uncharacterized protein translates to MKIATYILLTSLLGVSLAKRLSYSPPVNGFNGNGANGNGGHSNGNGNGPYGKTVNGNGNGVYKYGNGNGNGVHGNGNGGNGNGNGGSSYGVYGNGNGNGLNGNGFGRYGNGNGNGNGRYSYRINGNGNGNGLNGNGGVVNGFGNGNGLYRNGNGGSSNGNGYRRYGNGNGNGYRNGGYRNGNGVSNGNGNGGRNGNGYSNGNGYTNGRVNGAVNGNGVVNGNGNGYSNGRRNGNGYYNGRVNGNGAVNGNGGTNGNGYSNGNGNGYKNGNSNGYGGRNGNGNGNGINGNGNGNGINGNGNGYRYGNGNGVNGNGNGYRYRNGNGNGNGNGNGINGNGNGYRYRNGNGVNGNGNGYKYRNGNGNGNGNGINGNGNGYRYRNGNGNGNGNGNGNGNGNGYRYRNGNGNGNGGNGNGYRYRNGNGNGNGNGNGVNGNGNGYRYRNGNGNGNGNGNGYRYRNGNGNGNGINGNGNGYRYRNGNGNGYRYRNGNGNGNGNGNGINGNGNGYRNGVNGNGYSNGNGYTNGNGNGHTNGNGNGYTNGNGYGYTNGNGNGNGHTNGANGNGSNGYAVSSPSSSIRFYQTPRG